The following are from one region of the Hydrogenophaga sp. BPS33 genome:
- a CDS encoding (2,3-dihydroxybenzoyl)adenylate synthase: MNTPPLLPLHQTWPDDFVARYRAAGYWRGETFPAFLRERAARLGERTAIVDIDQRWTYAQLLERAETIAAGLLALGLQRGDRVVIQIGNVPEFYGVAFGLFLAGLVPVYALPAHRITEIGHFVRKSQAAGYIALQHYDNFDYRTLARELQAQEPALRHVVIAGEDAAEFTPLHSFQPNPALLPTENPDPQSVAFLQISGGSTGLSKLIPRTHDDYIYSFRASNEICGITEDSRYLIALPAAHNFPMSSPGAMGVLYAGGTVVLSRSTLPEKAFELIERERVTDLGLVPPLALLWAQAAPQTARNLSSLRVLQVGGAKLTTEAARRVIAGFRCQLQQVFGMAEGLVNYTRLDDGEDTVLNTQGRPISPDDEVLVVDDHGNPVAQGQSGYLLTRGPYTIRGYHNDDTANARSFTDDGFYRTGDVVQRSAQGYLTVQGRATDHINRAGEKISAEEVEDHLLAHPQVFDVAVVSIPDDFLGERICAFIIPRGEKPKPPALKGWMRERGLAAFKIPDQIVFVDAFETTAVGKTSRKELRARLRTEFLREQSQSSKTATP, translated from the coding sequence ATGAATACCCCACCTCTGCTGCCCCTGCACCAGACCTGGCCCGACGATTTCGTGGCGCGCTACCGCGCCGCCGGCTACTGGCGCGGCGAAACCTTCCCCGCCTTCCTGCGCGAGCGCGCCGCGCGCCTCGGTGAGCGCACCGCCATCGTCGACATCGATCAGCGCTGGACCTACGCACAACTGCTCGAACGCGCCGAGACCATCGCCGCCGGCCTGCTCGCGCTCGGCCTGCAGCGCGGGGACCGCGTGGTGATCCAGATCGGCAACGTGCCCGAGTTCTATGGCGTGGCCTTCGGCCTGTTCCTCGCCGGCCTGGTGCCGGTGTACGCGCTGCCCGCGCACCGCATCACCGAAATCGGCCACTTCGTGCGCAAGTCTCAGGCGGCGGGCTACATCGCACTGCAGCACTACGACAACTTCGACTACCGCACACTCGCGCGCGAGTTGCAGGCGCAAGAGCCGGCGCTGCGGCACGTGGTGATCGCGGGTGAAGACGCGGCCGAGTTCACGCCCTTGCACAGCTTCCAGCCCAACCCGGCGCTGCTGCCCACGGAGAACCCAGACCCGCAGTCGGTCGCCTTCCTGCAGATCTCCGGCGGCAGCACCGGCCTGTCCAAGCTGATCCCGCGCACGCACGACGACTACATCTACAGCTTTCGCGCGAGCAATGAGATCTGCGGCATCACCGAAGACAGCCGCTACCTGATCGCGCTGCCCGCCGCGCACAACTTCCCCATGAGTTCGCCCGGCGCCATGGGTGTGCTCTACGCCGGCGGCACCGTCGTTCTGTCGCGTTCGACGCTGCCCGAGAAGGCCTTCGAGCTGATCGAACGCGAGCGCGTCACCGACCTCGGCCTGGTGCCTCCGCTGGCCCTGCTGTGGGCGCAGGCCGCGCCGCAGACCGCGCGCAATCTCTCCAGCCTGCGCGTGCTGCAGGTGGGCGGCGCCAAGCTCACCACCGAAGCCGCGCGCCGCGTCATCGCCGGCTTCCGCTGCCAGTTGCAACAGGTGTTCGGCATGGCCGAAGGCCTGGTGAACTACACCCGGCTGGACGACGGCGAAGACACGGTGCTCAACACCCAGGGCCGCCCCATCAGCCCCGACGACGAGGTGCTGGTGGTGGACGACCACGGCAACCCCGTTGCGCAGGGCCAGAGCGGCTACCTGCTCACGCGCGGCCCGTACACCATTCGCGGTTACCACAACGACGACACCGCCAACGCGCGCTCCTTCACCGACGACGGTTTCTACCGCACCGGCGACGTGGTGCAACGCTCGGCCCAGGGCTACCTCACGGTGCAGGGCCGTGCCACCGACCACATCAACCGCGCCGGCGAAAAGATCTCGGCCGAAGAAGTGGAAGACCACCTGCTGGCGCATCCGCAGGTGTTCGACGTGGCCGTGGTCTCCATCCCCGACGACTTCCTGGGCGAGCGCATCTGCGCCTTCATCATTCCGCGCGGCGAGAAGCCCAAGCCGCCCGCGCTCAAGGGCTGGATGCGCGAACGTGGCCTGGCCGCGTTCAAGATCCCCGACCAGATCGTGTTCGTCGACGCCTTCGAGACCACAGCCGTCGGCAAAACCAGCCGCAAGGAACTGCGCGCGCGCCTGCGCACCGAGTTCCTGCGCGAGCAATCCCAGAGCTCCAAGACCGCCACCCCATGA
- a CDS encoding isochorismate synthase, which yields MATLNASATQASPLLACDALLARYQAGDSLFLSPAGALLGQGMVCALPANPARPTTRAAAGRALNEQVRALLDQARSEHGIHNPVAMGAVPFDVRRPARLSVARHLHRGQAPRVGDAPGAPLRLRAERSTPSPEPAVYEAAVVDALARFQRGELDKVVLARALDLSLDHAPNLHALLSRLAQNNLNGYTFAMPLPGESADAPGNAAFVGATPELLVRRIGRRLIVNPLAGSAARHSSPGDDARAGQALLVSLKDQREHAVVIDDVVQALRPLCRTLDVPAGPSLLATDALWHLSTVLTGELADPDTTSLDLALTLHPTPAVCGRPLDRAFSVIEALEPVDRGLFAGFVGWCDARGDGEWALSLRCAELRGRSVRLHAGAGIVPGSDPRSESLETGTKFRTMLSALGLATSVD from the coding sequence ATGGCCACCTTGAACGCCTCTGCCACCCAAGCCAGCCCGCTGCTGGCTTGCGACGCCCTGCTCGCCCGCTACCAGGCCGGCGACAGCCTGTTCCTCTCGCCCGCCGGTGCCCTGCTGGGCCAGGGCATGGTGTGCGCTCTGCCCGCGAATCCGGCGCGCCCGACGACGCGCGCAGCCGCCGGGCGCGCGCTCAACGAACAGGTGCGCGCCTTGCTGGACCAGGCGCGCAGCGAACACGGCATTCACAACCCCGTGGCCATGGGCGCGGTGCCCTTCGATGTGCGCCGCCCGGCGCGCCTGAGCGTTGCGCGCCACCTGCACCGGGGTCAGGCGCCACGGGTCGGGGATGCGCCCGGTGCGCCGCTGCGGCTGCGTGCCGAGCGTTCCACGCCCAGCCCCGAGCCGGCGGTCTACGAAGCGGCGGTGGTCGATGCGCTGGCGCGCTTTCAACGCGGAGAACTCGACAAGGTGGTACTCGCACGCGCGCTGGACCTGTCGCTCGACCACGCCCCCAACCTCCATGCCTTGCTGAGTCGGCTGGCGCAGAACAACCTCAACGGCTACACCTTCGCCATGCCGCTGCCCGGCGAGAGCGCCGACGCCCCCGGCAACGCGGCCTTCGTGGGCGCCACGCCCGAGCTGCTGGTGCGGCGCATCGGCCGGCGCCTGATCGTCAACCCGCTGGCGGGCTCTGCGGCAAGGCATTCCTCGCCCGGCGACGATGCGCGCGCGGGCCAGGCCCTGCTGGTCTCGCTCAAGGACCAGCGCGAACACGCTGTGGTGATCGACGATGTGGTGCAGGCCCTTCGCCCGCTGTGCCGCACGCTGGACGTGCCCGCCGGTCCCTCGCTGCTGGCCACCGATGCCCTCTGGCATCTCTCCACCGTGCTCACGGGTGAACTGGCCGACCCCGACACCACCTCGCTCGACCTCGCGCTCACGCTGCATCCCACGCCCGCGGTCTGCGGCCGCCCGCTGGACCGCGCCTTCTCGGTCATCGAAGCGCTCGAGCCCGTGGACCGCGGCCTGTTCGCCGGTTTCGTCGGCTGGTGCGATGCGCGTGGCGACGGCGAATGGGCCCTGAGCCTGCGCTGCGCGGAACTGCGCGGGCGCTCCGTGCGGCTGCACGCAGGCGCGGGCATCGTGCCCGGCTCCGACCCGCGCAGTGAGAGCCTGGAGACCGGCACCAAATTCCGCACCATGCTCAGCGCGCTGGGCTTGGCGACTTCGGTCGATTGA
- a CDS encoding MFS transporter, giving the protein MTDTPSAHPQPFRLMPLAFAALAGTMAMMAYVAVIGPVVRRLGLPEWVAGLSVTAGGVFWMLLARWWGGVSDRHGRKPVLLIGLGAFALTYGALALGVDLALRGLVAPLGVIALLIVTRSLVGAFYAAVPPTAAATIADHTLPQWRAASMAKLGTANALGMVVGPAAAGWLATHDLGLALYAAAMLPLLALLVVSLGVHHRVPPRVPHAAAPAGGKKPGPALGLFDPRLRQACTTAFLAMVSVAIAQVLVGFLAIDRLGLSEQAGARVAGLSLTAVGVSLVVSQQFVMRLKGVPPTRWIWLGALIAGLGFGGVLFAFSQSAILLCYGIAAFGMGLIFPTFQAMAANAVESHEQGAAAGVLSAAQGLGMVLGPLGGTLLYHVAPALPYLVVGAALLALSLFTAVRGGVRPASRAH; this is encoded by the coding sequence ATGACCGACACCCCTTCTGCGCATCCGCAGCCGTTTCGCCTGATGCCGCTGGCGTTTGCCGCGCTCGCCGGCACGATGGCGATGATGGCCTACGTGGCCGTCATCGGTCCGGTGGTGCGCCGCCTGGGCCTGCCCGAGTGGGTCGCGGGCCTGTCGGTCACCGCCGGCGGTGTGTTCTGGATGCTGTTGGCGCGCTGGTGGGGCGGCGTGAGCGACCGGCACGGCCGCAAGCCAGTGCTGCTGATCGGCCTGGGCGCCTTCGCGCTCACCTATGGCGCTTTGGCCCTGGGCGTTGATCTCGCCCTGCGCGGACTCGTCGCCCCGTTGGGCGTGATCGCGCTGCTGATCGTCACGCGCTCGCTCGTCGGCGCGTTCTACGCCGCCGTGCCGCCCACGGCGGCCGCGACGATCGCGGACCATACGCTACCCCAGTGGCGCGCAGCGAGCATGGCCAAGCTCGGCACGGCCAACGCACTGGGCATGGTGGTGGGGCCGGCAGCGGCCGGCTGGCTGGCCACGCACGACCTGGGGCTCGCGCTGTATGCCGCGGCCATGCTGCCGTTGCTGGCGCTGCTGGTGGTGAGCCTGGGCGTGCACCACCGCGTGCCCCCCCGCGTGCCCCATGCAGCGGCCCCTGCCGGCGGCAAGAAGCCCGGCCCCGCGCTGGGCCTGTTCGACCCGCGTTTGCGACAAGCCTGCACCACCGCCTTCCTGGCCATGGTGTCGGTGGCCATCGCGCAAGTGCTGGTGGGTTTCCTCGCCATCGACCGGCTGGGCCTGAGCGAACAGGCCGGCGCGCGCGTGGCCGGCCTCTCTCTCACCGCCGTGGGCGTTTCGCTGGTCGTGTCGCAGCAATTCGTGATGCGCCTCAAAGGCGTGCCGCCCACGCGCTGGATCTGGCTGGGCGCCTTGATCGCCGGCCTGGGTTTCGGTGGCGTGCTGTTCGCCTTCAGCCAGAGCGCGATCCTGCTGTGCTACGGCATCGCGGCCTTCGGCATGGGCCTGATCTTTCCGACCTTCCAGGCGATGGCCGCGAACGCGGTGGAATCGCACGAACAAGGCGCCGCCGCCGGCGTGCTCTCCGCCGCCCAGGGACTGGGCATGGTGCTGGGTCCGCTGGGCGGCACCCTGCTCTACCACGTTGCGCCCGCGCTGCCGTACCTGGTGGTGGGCGCCGCGCTGCTCGCCCTCAGTCTCTTCACCGCTGTGCGCGGCGGGGTGCGCCCCGCTTCCCGCGCCCATTGA
- a CDS encoding isochorismatase family protein, producing the protein MSIPAITPYPMPTETASNRVAWRPDARRAALLVHDMQAYFLNKFDRAQSPAPELVANAFALREACSAAGVPVFYTAQPVEQPAHDRALLNDFWGPGLTDARFHAEQPIIDELAPRANDVVLTKWRYSAFQRSDLAEQLRALGRDQLIVCGIYAHIGCMATALEAFMRDIQAFLVIDAVADFSLAEHRMAVDYVSRRCGASLTLAQVNDALKDRA; encoded by the coding sequence ATGAGCATTCCCGCCATCACGCCCTATCCCATGCCCACCGAGACCGCCAGCAACCGCGTGGCCTGGCGGCCCGACGCCCGCCGCGCGGCCTTGCTGGTGCACGACATGCAGGCCTACTTCCTCAACAAGTTTGACCGCGCGCAAAGCCCGGCGCCCGAACTGGTGGCCAACGCGTTCGCGCTGCGCGAGGCCTGCTCCGCCGCCGGCGTGCCGGTGTTCTACACCGCGCAGCCGGTGGAACAACCGGCCCACGACCGAGCCCTGCTCAACGACTTCTGGGGCCCCGGCCTGACCGATGCGCGCTTCCACGCCGAGCAGCCCATCATCGACGAGCTCGCACCGCGCGCGAACGACGTGGTGCTGACCAAGTGGCGCTACAGCGCCTTCCAGCGCTCCGACCTCGCCGAGCAGCTTCGCGCGCTGGGACGCGACCAACTCATCGTCTGCGGCATCTATGCGCACATCGGCTGCATGGCCACCGCGCTCGAAGCCTTCATGCGCGACATCCAGGCCTTCCTGGTCATCGACGCGGTGGCCGACTTCTCGCTCGCCGAGCACCGCATGGCGGTGGACTACGTCTCGCGCCGCTGCGGCGCCAGCCTGACGCTGGCCCAGGTCAACGACGCGTTGAAGGACCGAGCATGA
- a CDS encoding 2,3-dihydro-2,3-dihydroxybenzoate dehydrogenase encodes MTIAGSEFKGCHVLITGAAGGIGLALAQQLLDEGANVTALDVDARGLEALRAERGDIAPRLLTRVVDVSDANAVNAAVEAAEQDLGPIDHLACVAGVLQMGRVTELSDAQWSRTMAINMGGVFNTCRAVARGMTERRRGSIVNVSSNAATAPRAAMSAYAASKAAVTQFSRCLALELAEHGVRCNTVSPGSTDTEMQRAMWRQGSSRETVIQGDAKAFRLGIPLRKIATPEDIVESILFLLSDRAGHITLHDLRVDGGATLDQ; translated from the coding sequence ATGACCATCGCCGGATCGGAGTTCAAAGGCTGCCACGTGCTGATCACCGGCGCGGCCGGTGGCATCGGCCTGGCGCTGGCGCAGCAGTTGCTGGACGAAGGCGCGAACGTCACCGCGCTCGACGTGGACGCCCGTGGCCTGGAGGCTTTGCGAGCCGAACGCGGCGACATCGCACCCCGGCTGTTGACGCGCGTCGTCGACGTGAGCGATGCGAACGCGGTGAACGCCGCCGTCGAAGCCGCCGAACAAGACCTCGGCCCGATCGACCACCTTGCCTGCGTGGCCGGCGTGCTGCAGATGGGCCGCGTCACCGAATTGAGCGACGCGCAATGGTCGCGCACCATGGCCATCAACATGGGTGGCGTGTTCAACACCTGCCGCGCCGTGGCGCGCGGCATGACCGAGCGCCGTCGCGGCAGCATCGTCAACGTCAGCTCCAACGCGGCCACCGCGCCGCGCGCGGCCATGAGCGCCTATGCCGCGTCCAAGGCCGCGGTCACCCAGTTCAGCCGCTGTCTGGCACTGGAGCTGGCCGAGCACGGCGTGCGTTGCAACACGGTCTCGCCGGGTTCGACCGACACCGAAATGCAGCGCGCCATGTGGCGCCAGGGCTCCTCGCGCGAGACCGTGATCCAGGGCGATGCGAAGGCCTTCCGCCTGGGCATTCCGCTGCGCAAGATCGCCACGCCCGAGGACATCGTCGAGTCCATCCTGTTCCTGCTCTCGGACCGCGCGGGCCACATCACGCTGCACGACCTGCGCGTGGATGGCGGCGCCACGCTCGACCAGTGA
- a CDS encoding heme ABC transporter ATP-binding protein produces MSAAPLLALREASFAVNGQTLVDRISLDFHPGTLTALVGPNGAGKSTLLSLIAADHAPTSGSVSLHDRPMGSWRVRDLARERAVLPQDHAVRFAFSVREVVSMGRLPHPPDPARDEAIVHTALADADVTHLAQRDVQSLSGGEAARSGFARVLTQQTPLVLLDEPTAALDLKHQEALMRSALALKQSGTCVIAVLHDLNLAAAYADRIVMLSGGRVAGDGTPRDVLTRERIEQIYGQSVTVIEHPTRPIPLIVTTDP; encoded by the coding sequence ATGAGCGCCGCGCCTTTGCTGGCCCTGCGCGAGGCCAGCTTCGCCGTCAATGGCCAGACCCTGGTCGACCGCATCTCGCTGGACTTTCACCCTGGCACGCTCACCGCGCTGGTCGGTCCCAACGGGGCCGGCAAGTCGACCCTGCTCTCGCTGATCGCGGCCGACCACGCGCCCACCAGCGGCAGCGTGAGCCTGCACGACCGGCCCATGGGCAGCTGGCGCGTGCGCGACCTGGCGCGCGAGCGCGCGGTGCTGCCGCAAGACCATGCCGTGCGCTTTGCCTTCAGCGTGCGCGAGGTGGTGTCCATGGGCCGCCTGCCGCACCCGCCGGACCCGGCGCGCGACGAAGCCATCGTCCACACCGCCCTGGCCGACGCCGACGTGACGCACCTCGCGCAGCGCGACGTGCAATCGCTCTCCGGTGGCGAGGCTGCGCGCTCCGGTTTCGCGCGCGTGCTCACGCAGCAGACGCCGCTGGTGCTGCTGGACGAGCCCACCGCCGCGCTGGACCTCAAGCACCAGGAAGCGCTGATGCGCAGCGCGCTCGCGCTCAAGCAATCGGGCACCTGTGTGATTGCCGTGCTGCACGACCTCAACCTCGCCGCGGCGTATGCGGACCGCATCGTCATGCTCAGCGGCGGCCGCGTGGCCGGCGACGGCACCCCGCGCGACGTGCTCACGCGCGAGCGCATCGAACAGATCTACGGCCAGAGCGTCACCGTCATCGAACACCCGACGCGGCCCATCCCTTTGATCGTCACCACCGACCCATGA
- a CDS encoding alpha/beta hydrolase: protein MMPTSPPHHLPRRRLLLALAAGTALTGCASASKTMTKPMTSDLTALPLPPINQDLSAYSLSRPVGPTVADRGSSHYRFERFSLDSADGQRHYRVQLAIPKAPAPRPGYPLLVMLDGNAAFGSLTDEQLTLLATHGQPLAIATLGYETHLGVDVDARSFDYTPAVPGENPTWDDQARNRLGGGADLFLDLLEQKMLPEIRRRVPSDPARTTLWGHSYGGLLGLYTLFTRPQLFPRYAVADPSLWWHDGYILDVEAHAKSLPWGHRTELLVMAGSAGLEVQNETRALRPGLDPALVLAARERRRAVPPDATPRLAERQGARRGLDMIWKPFPGIGHGPMRPTSIPPTLEFAAR, encoded by the coding sequence ATGATGCCGACCTCTCCCCCCCATCACCTGCCTCGCCGCCGCCTGCTGCTCGCGCTTGCAGCGGGCACGGCGCTCACCGGCTGCGCCAGCGCCTCCAAGACCATGACCAAGCCCATGACCTCGGACCTCACCGCCTTGCCGCTGCCGCCGATCAACCAGGACCTCTCGGCCTACTCCTTGTCCCGCCCCGTGGGGCCCACCGTCGCGGACCGGGGCTCGTCCCACTACCGCTTCGAGCGTTTCAGCCTGGACTCGGCCGATGGCCAGCGCCACTACCGCGTGCAGCTGGCCATTCCCAAGGCGCCCGCGCCCCGCCCCGGCTACCCGTTGCTGGTGATGCTCGACGGCAACGCCGCCTTCGGCTCGCTCACCGACGAACAGCTCACGCTGCTGGCCACCCACGGCCAGCCACTGGCCATCGCGACGCTGGGCTACGAGACCCACCTGGGTGTCGACGTCGACGCCCGCTCGTTCGACTACACGCCTGCCGTGCCCGGCGAGAACCCGACCTGGGACGACCAGGCGCGCAACCGACTGGGTGGCGGCGCCGATCTGTTCCTCGATCTGCTGGAGCAGAAGATGCTGCCCGAGATCCGCCGCCGCGTGCCCAGCGACCCCGCGCGCACGACGCTCTGGGGCCACTCCTATGGAGGCCTGCTCGGGCTGTACACCTTGTTCACGCGCCCGCAGCTGTTCCCGCGCTACGCCGTTGCCGACCCCTCGCTGTGGTGGCACGACGGCTACATCCTCGACGTGGAAGCCCACGCCAAGTCGCTGCCCTGGGGCCACCGCACCGAGCTGCTGGTGATGGCCGGCAGCGCGGGCCTCGAAGTGCAGAACGAGACCCGCGCGCTGCGCCCGGGCCTGGACCCGGCCCTGGTGCTGGCCGCGCGCGAGCGCCGCCGCGCCGTGCCGCCCGACGCCACCCCGCGCCTGGCCGAACGCCAGGGCGCACGGCGCGGCCTGGACATGATCTGGAAGCCCTTCCCCGGCATCGGCCACGGCCCGATGCGGCCGACCTCGATTCCGCCCACGTTGGAGTTCGCCGCCCGATGA
- a CDS encoding phosphopantetheine-binding protein, which translates to MSTHPTTPFTLERMRADVARVIGEPAEDIGLDDNLMDWGLDSMRLLSLVIDWNQAGLALDISELGQHTSLNGWWTLVQKRQGQA; encoded by the coding sequence ATGAGTACCCACCCCACCACCCCCTTCACCCTGGAGCGCATGCGCGCCGACGTGGCGCGCGTGATCGGCGAGCCCGCCGAGGACATCGGCCTGGACGACAACCTGATGGACTGGGGCCTGGACTCCATGCGCCTGCTCAGCCTGGTGATCGACTGGAACCAGGCCGGCCTCGCGCTGGACATCTCCGAACTGGGGCAGCACACCTCGCTCAACGGCTGGTGGACGCTGGTCCAGAAGCGCCAAGGCCAAGCCTGA